One Pyrenophora tritici-repentis strain M4 chromosome 5, whole genome shotgun sequence DNA window includes the following coding sequences:
- a CDS encoding PrpD, protein involved in propionate catabolism — MATLQLATWATNLTYASLTPSVLAAANKSFYNWAGCAIGGFTSQPAPQIALNTTLTQFSGPPTSCVLSSNSFISLRYADAQTAALINGIASHVDDYDDTHLETIIHPAGPIASALLAIAEAHGPITGHEFITAFITAFIAGIEAECKLGLSVSPEHYNTGWHTTSTTGFIGAAISVAKLFNLSTPQIQHAIGIASTHVIGMQAFFGSDTKALHIGRAAQTGMLAALLAKNGYTSSLQALEAEYGWLHVVNTRENAAAYFDQLGTV; from the coding sequence ATGGCTACACTACAACTCGCAACTTGGGCTACCAACCTAACATACGCCAGTCTTACACCCAGTGTTCTTGCAGCCGCTAACAAATCATTCTATAACTGGGCTGGATGTGCCATTGGAGGTTTTACTTCACAGCCCGCACCACAAATAGCCCTAAATACGACCCTAACCCAATTCTCCGGACCCCCAACATCATGCGTCCTAAGCTCAAACTCCTTCATTTCCCTCCGTTACGCCGACGCCCAAACCGCGGCCCTCATCAACGGCATCGCCAGCCACGTCGACGACTACGACGACACCCACCTGGAAACCATCATCCACCCCGCCGGCCCCATCGCCAGTGCCCTCCTCGCCATCGCCGAAGCACACGGCCCTATAACCGGCCACGAATTCATCACCGCATTCATCACCGCATTCATCGCCGGCATAGAAGCAGAATGCAAACTCGGCCTCTCCGTCTCCCCGGAACACTACAACACCGGCTGGCAcaccacctccaccaccggTTTCATCGGCGCCGCCATCTCCGTAGCCAAGTTATTCAACCTCTCCACACCACAGATCCAACACGCCATCGGCATCGCGTCCACGCACGTCATCGGCATGCAGGCATTCTTCGGCTCAGACACAAAAGCCCTGCATATTGGCCGCGCCGCGCAAACAGGTATGCTAGCAGCCTTACTCGCAAAGAACGGGTATACGTCTTCTCTTCAAGCACTCGAGGCAGAGTACGGCTGGCTGCACGTCGTCAACACACGGGAAAACGCAGCCGCGTATTTCGACCAATTAGGTACGGTATAG
- a CDS encoding BING4CT multi-domain protein, producing MATERGEKPSTAVRRKSQNSAPVQDEDARAIAEFTEKATQQYGRGERIRPKSVKDKKLRSNIKALEAKNKQAAIEAKNVEVLLEHNAGLLEPETELERTYRVRQDEIKREVSIETAKKSFELRLDGLGPYDVCEYSRNGRDLLIAGRKGHVATFDWRDGKLGCELQLNETVRDARWLHTSNQKNFAVAQKKCVYIYSGDGVEMHQLKNHAEATHLEYLPYHFLLASVSTAGIIRYTDVSTGQSLPQLYTKLGPSTAFAQNPHNAILHVGHQKGLVTLWSPNSATPLVKLLPHRGPVRSIAIDRSGTYMVSTSQDRRMSVWDIRMFKELHSHHLRVPGTTLSISDRNLTAVGYGTQAAIYKDDLFRLHADSQPPPTMPYMAWGGAGQNISRVRFCPFEDILGLSHDAGFSSIIVPGAGEPNPDTLEPGTNPYETSKQRRETEVHALLEKIQPEMIALDPNFIGNLDLASHEERQKEYKARRGEREPDKVDLLKKRGKGRNSALRRYLRKSGSRNVIDEEKERAREAMRSLQKRQVEKRERLKKEYGPALERFARK from the coding sequence ATGGCGACTGAACGCGGGGAAAAGCCCAGCACCGCAGTCCGGCGCAAGTCGCAAAACAGCGCACCAGTCCAAGACGAAGATGCCCGCGCAATCGCAGAGTTTACCGAAAAGGCCACACAACAATACGGTCGCGGCGAGCGGATACGGCCTAAATCAGTAAAGGACAAGAAGCTCCGGTCGAATATCAAAGCGCTCGAAGCGAAGAACAAGCAGGCGGCGATAGAGGCAAAGAATGTCGAGGTCCTCCTTGAGCACAATGCGGGCTTGTTGGAACCAGAAACTGAGCTGGAAAGAACATACAGGGTACGGCAAGATGAGATCAAACGCGAGGTCAGCATCGAGACGGCAAAGAAGAGCTTTGAGCTGCGGTTAGACGGTCTAGGACCGTACGATGTATGCGAGTACAGTCGGAATGGGCGTGATCTTCTGATCGCGGGCAGAAAAGGGCACGTCGCCACGTTTGACTGGAGAGATGGGAAACTGGGCTGTGAACTCCAACTCAACGAGACAGTGCGAGATGCGCGGTGGTTACACACCAGCAACCAGAAGAACTTTGCCGTGGCGCAGAAGAAGTGCGTCTACATCTACTCGGGCGACGGTGTGGAGATGCACCAGCTCAAGAACCACGCCGAAGCCACACACCTCGAATACCTGCCTTACCACTTCCTCCTCGCCTCGGTGTCAACGGCCGGCATAATACGATACACCGACGTCTCGACCGGTCAGTCGCTGCCACAACTATACACCAAACTCGGTCCTTCTACAGCTTTTGCGCAAAATCCTCACAATGCCATCCTTCACGTTGGTCACCAAAAGGGTCTCGTCACATTATGGTCACCCAACAGCGCTACACCACTCGTAAAGCTCCTCCCACACCGCGGCCCCGTACGTAGTATCGCAATCGACCGATCAGGCACCTACATGGTCAGCACATCGCAAGACCGACGCATGTCCGTCTGGGACATAAGGATGTTCAAAGAGCTACACTCGCACCATCTGCGCGTGCCAGGAACCACACTCTCAATCTCAGACCGCAACCTCACAGCCGTGGGATACGGCACCCAAGCTGCCATCTACAAAGACGACCTATTCCGCCTACACGCAGACTCGCAACCCCCCCCAACAATGCCGTACATGGCCTGGGGCGGTGCCGGCCAAAACATCTCCCGCGTCCGCTTCTGCCCCTTCGAAGACATCCTCGGCCTCTCTCACGACGCAGGCTTCTCCTCCATCATCGTCCCCGGCGCCGGCGAACCAAACCCCGACACCCTCGAGCCCGGCACAAACCCCTACGAAACCTCCAAGCAACGCCGCGAAACAGAAGTCCACGCCCTGCTCGAGAAGATTCAACCCGAGATGATTGCTCTCGACCCCAATTTCATCGGTAACCTCGACCTCGCGTCGCACGAGGAGCGGCAGAAGGAGTATAAAGCCCGCAGGGGCGAGCGGGAACCCGACAAGGTTGATTTACTGAAGAAGAGGGGGAAGGGGAGGAATAGTGCGTTGAGGAGGTATTTGAGGAAGAGTGGGAGTCGCAATGTTATTGATGAGGAGAAGGAGCGGGCGAGGGAGGCGATGCGCAGTTTGCAGAAGAGGCAAGTAGAGAAGAGGGAGAGGTTGAAGAAGGAGTATGGACCGGCGTTGGAGAGGTTTGCGCGGAAGTGA